Genomic segment of Mucilaginibacter sabulilitoris:
TTGCCGTAGCTGTGATAATTAAAATCAGGGTTGTCATATTTAGTTTTTTCATGGTTACTTCCTTAATGTTTTAATATACTCAATTACGATAAGTATCTGGGCCTGTGTTAATTTTTTACTCCATTTGGGCATAAAGCCTTTACCGGTACTTATAGTTCTGAATAGCTCGTCGTCATTAAGTTTGCTGATGTGCAAGTTTTTTGCTCCCCAGCGACCTTTTGTACCGTCGTTTCCATGACATTTGGCACATTTATTTTCAAACAGGGCCTTACCGGGCGGTTGAATGGTCTGAGCCTTTAATGTTTTTGTACAGCAAAGTGTTATGAGCAGGATAAAAAGGCTGGCGACTCCGATGTGCAACCTTATTAGCGCCGGATGTCTGAATAATTTTGTGCGGCGTTCGTCTGTGTGGGGCAGACTGTTGTGTGAGGTGTGAATTAAGATCATCGTATTTATTTTTTAGTAAAATTGCGATGATCTTAAAAGAGAAAATTGAACAAAACCGACAGTCAATAAAATCCATAGGATTTTATTGACTGTAAATAGGGGTTAATTCAAAATAATGCTGCTTATAGCCTTTTCTAAAGCAGTTTCTTTTAATTCAGATTTGGCTAATCCTTCAACCCTGAATACTGAAATATCAGTTAAACCTATAAAACCCAGAATTGATTTTAAATAAGGAGTAGCGAAATCATAAGCCTGCATTGGGCCCTCAGAATATACGCCACCAGATGCAACTGCTAAATACACTTTTTTATTCTTTACCAAACCTTCAGGACCGTTTTCATCATATTTAAAAGTTACTCCGCCTCGTACAATCTGATCTATCCATGTTTTTAATGAGGAATGTATCGAGAAGTTGTAAATGGGAGCACCTATTACTAAAATATCCGCATCCATAATATCGGCAATGGCTTCGTCAGAGTATCGGGCATTTTCTATGTTTTCAGGTGTTCTATTTTCGGCAGGTGTAAAAAAAGCATTTATGTGTGCTTCCTGCAAGTGCGGAACTTGCTTTTCAACCAGGTTAACCTCCTTTACTATACTGCCTGGGTGGGCGGTTGTAATTTTGTCAATAATAGCTTTTCCTAATTGTAAGCTGTATGAAGAATCACCTTTAGGGGTAGAGATAATATGAAGTATCTTTTTCATGTTTTTAATTTTTTAACGAAGCAAATCTATGTACATTTGCTAACAAAATATTAGTAGTATGCTAAAGGTTAGTGGTAACCTTTTAGTTAGTCTACGCATAAATAGCAAGGGTATGGAAGCAAAATCAAACATAACGGAGGCGAAATGCAAGGCCAGCTTAAATGCTGTAGGCGACGCGCTTTATGTAATTGGCGGTAAGTGGAAATTAAGGG
This window contains:
- a CDS encoding FMN-dependent NADH-azoreductase — its product is MKKILHIISTPKGDSSYSLQLGKAIIDKITTAHPGSIVKEVNLVEKQVPHLQEAHINAFFTPAENRTPENIENARYSDEAIADIMDADILVIGAPIYNFSIHSSLKTWIDQIVRGGVTFKYDENGPEGLVKNKKVYLAVASGGVYSEGPMQAYDFATPYLKSILGFIGLTDISVFRVEGLAKSELKETALEKAISSIILN
- a CDS encoding c-type cytochrome; translation: MILIHTSHNSLPHTDERRTKLFRHPALIRLHIGVASLFILLITLCCTKTLKAQTIQPPGKALFENKCAKCHGNDGTKGRWGAKNLHISKLNDDELFRTISTGKGFMPKWSKKLTQAQILIVIEYIKTLRK